The following proteins are encoded in a genomic region of Lachnospiraceae bacterium KM106-2:
- a CDS encoding HAD superfamily hydrolase, with protein MIRTIIFDVGQVLVDFHWEECIDKMDYDEDTKQRLKKATVLSPYWNEIDRGSHPLTYFIEECIKLDSEIEKAIREFYEKPEALVTEFSYAKEWLHQLKENGYGVYLLSNYGREHFENGRKRFQFMSEVDGEVISYQIQKTKPEKEMYEILIKKYNLVPEECIFLDDKKENVEAAEKQGIQGIVFTSYEDAIEQLRTHGVEC; from the coding sequence ATGATTCGTACAATTATATTTGATGTGGGACAAGTACTTGTAGATTTTCATTGGGAAGAATGTATTGACAAGATGGATTATGATGAGGATACGAAGCAGCGTCTAAAAAAAGCGACGGTGTTATCACCTTATTGGAATGAAATCGATAGAGGTAGCCATCCACTTACCTATTTTATAGAAGAATGTATTAAGCTGGATTCTGAAATAGAAAAGGCAATTAGAGAATTTTATGAAAAGCCAGAGGCTCTAGTGACGGAATTTTCTTATGCAAAGGAATGGCTTCATCAGTTAAAAGAGAATGGTTATGGTGTTTATCTGTTATCTAACTATGGAAGAGAACATTTTGAAAATGGAAGAAAACGATTCCAGTTTATGTCGGAGGTAGATGGGGAAGTAATCTCTTATCAAATTCAGAAAACCAAACCGGAAAAAGAAATGTATGAAATATTGATCAAGAAATATAATTTAGTTCCAGAAGAATGTATCTTCCTAGATGATAAGAAAGAAAATGTGGAAGCAGCAGAGAAACAGGGGATTCAAGGAATTGTATTTACTTCGTATGAAGATGCCATAGAGCAATTAAGAACACATGGGGTAGAATGTTAA
- a CDS encoding pyrimidine-nucleoside phosphorylase, with amino-acid sequence MRMYDIIEKKKHGKQLTEEEIRTMIAEYTQGDIPDYQMSAFLMAVCFQGMNEIETAVLTDAMAHSGDMVDLSSIHGIKVDKHSTGGVGDKTTLIVGPIVAACGVKVAKMSGRGLGFTGGTLDKLESIPGFHTTLPIEQFYEIVNQVGISVIGQSGNITPADKKLYALRDVTATVDSIPLIASSIMSKKLAAGSDCIVLDVKTGSGAFMKTLEGSMELAQAMVRIGKHAGKKVVALITSMERPLGNAIGNALEVKEAVETLRGNGPKDLQEICVHLAANMLFLANKGSLKECMELAEMAIQDQSALRQLEKMIEAQGGDSRIISDLSLLPKAPFQREVKAVTSGYIHDMNAEQCGIASMLLGAGRKTKESKIDFGAGIKLKKKTGDHVETGETLGILYASKEQLFESAEEEFLRAYTIKEEMADPVVLIQARVTEEKVERF; translated from the coding sequence ATGAGAATGTATGACATTATTGAGAAGAAGAAACATGGTAAGCAATTGACTGAGGAAGAAATCAGAACAATGATAGCGGAATACACACAGGGAGATATTCCGGATTATCAAATGTCCGCATTTCTAATGGCAGTGTGCTTTCAGGGAATGAATGAGATAGAAACAGCAGTTTTGACAGATGCAATGGCTCATTCAGGAGATATGGTAGATCTTTCTTCAATTCATGGAATTAAAGTAGACAAGCACAGCACAGGTGGGGTTGGAGATAAGACGACATTGATCGTAGGTCCCATCGTTGCAGCGTGTGGAGTCAAAGTTGCCAAGATGTCAGGAAGGGGCTTGGGATTCACAGGTGGAACGTTAGATAAGTTAGAGTCAATTCCGGGATTCCATACCACATTACCGATTGAACAGTTTTATGAAATAGTAAATCAAGTGGGTATCAGTGTGATCGGACAGTCAGGAAACATTACACCGGCAGATAAGAAACTCTATGCACTGCGTGATGTGACCGCAACAGTAGATAGTATTCCGTTGATCGCATCCTCCATTATGAGTAAGAAACTTGCAGCGGGAAGTGATTGTATCGTACTGGATGTAAAGACAGGCAGCGGTGCATTTATGAAGACATTGGAAGGTTCCATGGAATTAGCACAAGCTATGGTTAGAATCGGAAAACATGCGGGAAAGAAAGTAGTAGCGCTAATTACCAGTATGGAGCGCCCACTTGGAAATGCAATTGGCAATGCATTAGAGGTAAAGGAAGCAGTCGAAACATTGCGAGGCAATGGCCCAAAAGATTTACAGGAAATCTGTGTTCATCTAGCAGCCAATATGTTATTTTTAGCGAATAAGGGAAGTCTAAAAGAGTGTATGGAATTAGCGGAAATGGCTATCCAAGATCAAAGTGCATTGAGGCAGTTGGAGAAAATGATTGAGGCACAAGGTGGAGATAGTCGTATTATTTCTGATCTATCGCTCTTGCCGAAAGCACCATTTCAAAGAGAAGTAAAGGCTGTGACGTCTGGGTATATCCATGATATGAATGCAGAACAATGTGGAATTGCATCCATGTTATTGGGAGCAGGAAGAAAGACAAAAGAAAGTAAGATCGACTTCGGTGCAGGAATTAAATTAAAGAAAAAAACAGGCGATCATGTTGAAACAGGTGAAACACTTGGAATTCTATATGCTTCCAAGGAGCAGTTATTTGAAAGTGCAGAGGAAGAATTTCTACGTGCCTACACGATCAAAGAAGAAATGGCAGATCCTGTTGTCTTAATTCAGGCAAGGGTTACCGAAGAGAAAGTAGAAAGATTTTAA
- a CDS encoding cytidine deaminase translates to MEDEILLNYAIQAREHSYAPYSKFKVGAALLAEDDSIYLGCNIENAAYTPTNCAERTAFFKAVSEGQHNFKKIAIVGGSNKLIVTPPCGVCRQVMLEFCDPSKFEIILGTSKKDLKKYTLQELMPAAFFKDSLDS, encoded by the coding sequence ATGGAAGACGAGATTCTATTGAATTATGCGATTCAGGCAAGGGAACATTCTTATGCACCATATTCAAAGTTTAAAGTTGGAGCTGCTTTATTGGCCGAAGATGATTCTATTTATCTCGGCTGCAATATTGAGAATGCAGCATACACACCAACTAATTGTGCGGAACGAACTGCATTTTTTAAGGCAGTCAGTGAGGGACAGCACAACTTTAAAAAAATTGCAATTGTTGGAGGCAGTAATAAGCTGATCGTTACACCACCTTGTGGCGTATGTCGTCAGGTTATGTTGGAATTTTGTGATCCAAGTAAATTCGAAATTATTTTAGGTACCTCAAAAAAAGATTTAAAGAAATATACGTTACAGGAGCTAATGCCAGCAGCATTTTTTAAGGATAGTTTAGATTCATAA
- a CDS encoding 1-phosphofructokinase, whose product MILTVTLNAAIDKRYKMERLNLGKTNRVNECRYWAGGKGINVARYLVLNGEKVMATGFIGGFSGDYIKSILDGEEIVNKFVRVKAETRSCITILNKETNTQTRLLEPGGYVTEIDQEQMLITFTNLVKECSVVVLSGSLPKGVTSSLYQYMIRIAHEWDCKVVLDISHQVMLECLKERPDVVILNQESLEKHYEKSLDCIDELTKVAIHIKQKMSGTVVATSQRHEVIAIDEVGIYKAVPPVMKEISSVGFIDAVAAIVAAGIQKEIPINKIVKQACAVGMASTRQAMNGFYLRSDLAKVAPKIQLEAIQMQLKKEQG is encoded by the coding sequence ATGATATTGACTGTTACGTTAAATGCAGCGATTGATAAACGGTACAAGATGGAGCGTTTAAATTTAGGAAAGACAAATCGTGTAAATGAATGTCGTTATTGGGCAGGAGGAAAAGGAATCAATGTTGCCAGATATTTAGTTTTAAATGGTGAGAAGGTTATGGCAACTGGATTTATCGGTGGTTTTTCTGGTGATTATATTAAGAGTATTCTAGATGGCGAAGAGATTGTAAATAAATTTGTACGTGTGAAGGCAGAGACTAGAAGCTGCATTACTATTCTAAATAAGGAGACCAATACACAGACGAGATTATTAGAACCAGGGGGATATGTTACAGAGATCGATCAAGAGCAGATGCTTATAACATTTACGAATCTTGTAAAAGAGTGTAGTGTAGTCGTTTTATCAGGTAGTTTACCCAAAGGAGTAACAAGTTCCCTCTATCAGTATATGATTCGTATTGCACATGAATGGGATTGCAAGGTTGTACTAGATATCTCTCATCAAGTAATGTTAGAGTGTCTGAAAGAACGACCAGATGTGGTTATTCTCAATCAGGAGAGCCTTGAGAAACATTATGAGAAATCATTAGATTGTATTGATGAGCTGACTAAAGTGGCAATTCATATTAAACAGAAAATGTCCGGAACGGTGGTGGCAACCAGTCAAAGACATGAAGTGATCGCAATTGATGAGGTAGGCATCTATAAAGCAGTACCGCCTGTGATGAAAGAGATCAGTTCCGTCGGATTTATCGATGCGGTAGCAGCAATCGTAGCAGCGGGAATTCAAAAAGAGATACCGATCAATAAGATTGTAAAACAGGCTTGTGCAGTTGGAATGGCAAGTACAAGACAAGCAATGAATGGTTTTTACCTTCGGAGTGATCTTGCAAAGGTAGCTCCAAAGATTCAATTAGAGGCCATTCAAATGCAGTTGAAAAAAGAACAGGGTTGA
- a CDS encoding putative large secreted protein, with amino-acid sequence MNQLWYRKPAFDWCQALPLGNSHIGAMVFGGVFREHIQINEESIWSGTGNNRLNPDSGEAFPKIREYIKEGKIEEAEQLAVYALSGTPKSQSVYQAWGDIFMTDTCHKGVYSNYQRSLDLEQAVCNVTYQIGDTLYKRQMFISYPDQVFVMHLSAEGSKRLNFHVQTECKQPSIKAYKDGEDTIVLEKKADSGTKFVGMIYARTNGGSVHTVGEHLVIQDAKEVDILFTIATSYRFTNLYEDCKKILGHAKDRSYEELLQRHIADYQPLFQKVEITIGKESTLPTDERIKRVMAGKKDMNLLALYYQYGRYLMIAASRPGSLPMNRQGIWNDKTDPVWGSSYSLKIHTQMCYWPAEVANLSQCHIPLLDFIERLKKNGQVTARSMYGCNGFVAHTNSDVYADTVPDDCLVESSYWVMGGAWICLHIWQHYVFTKDLVFLKEHFDAIEQAVLFFKDYLVEREDHKLVTVPSVSQENTYIAKDGIEGSLCAGPVMDSQILHELFHAYVEANELLDADVKLREQVREMETKLPVEQIGAHGQIMQWSEDYEELEPGKRYIAQLFGVYPSARINVREKKELANAAIVTLDRRLQYGGSHTGWSHAWIAAMYARLQKGELALRQLYLNLQKHTSENLMNYRQTNRGTIFQIDGNLGSVAAFSEIFIQSYHSRVFILPALSETIQNGHMKGICLEGNAEAEISFEEGNLSFVTITAYSDYNAVLCYRNMEQKVELKKDESITIKFDK; translated from the coding sequence ATGAATCAATTATGGTATCGGAAACCTGCTTTTGACTGGTGTCAAGCGCTTCCTTTGGGAAATAGTCATATTGGAGCCATGGTCTTTGGCGGAGTGTTCCGAGAACACATTCAGATAAATGAAGAATCTATTTGGAGTGGAACAGGTAATAATCGATTGAATCCAGATAGTGGGGAAGCTTTTCCTAAGATAAGAGAATACATAAAAGAAGGAAAAATAGAAGAAGCGGAGCAGTTGGCAGTATATGCGTTATCAGGAACGCCCAAGTCTCAAAGTGTATATCAGGCATGGGGCGATATTTTTATGACTGACACCTGCCATAAAGGGGTCTACAGTAATTATCAGAGAAGTCTCGATCTAGAGCAGGCAGTCTGCAATGTAACGTATCAAATAGGGGATACCTTATATAAGAGGCAAATGTTTATTTCGTATCCAGATCAGGTCTTTGTAATGCACTTAAGTGCAGAAGGTAGTAAACGACTAAATTTTCATGTACAGACAGAATGTAAACAACCATCCATTAAAGCATATAAAGATGGGGAAGATACGATCGTGCTTGAGAAAAAGGCAGATTCCGGAACGAAGTTTGTTGGAATGATCTATGCTAGAACTAATGGGGGAAGCGTACATACAGTTGGAGAACATCTTGTTATTCAGGATGCAAAAGAGGTAGATATTCTCTTTACGATAGCAACCTCTTATCGTTTTACCAATCTCTATGAAGATTGTAAGAAGATTTTAGGACATGCCAAAGATAGAAGTTATGAGGAACTATTACAAAGGCATATTGCAGATTATCAGCCACTATTTCAAAAAGTTGAGATTACAATTGGCAAAGAGAGTACATTGCCAACAGATGAGCGTATCAAGCGTGTAATGGCAGGAAAAAAAGATATGAACTTACTTGCTCTATACTATCAATACGGAAGATATCTGATGATTGCAGCAAGCCGTCCGGGAAGTCTTCCTATGAACAGACAGGGAATATGGAATGATAAGACGGATCCAGTATGGGGAAGCAGTTATTCATTGAAGATACATACACAGATGTGCTATTGGCCAGCGGAGGTCGCTAATCTTTCACAATGTCATATCCCATTATTAGACTTTATTGAACGATTAAAGAAAAATGGTCAAGTAACGGCTCGAAGCATGTATGGATGCAATGGTTTTGTTGCGCACACCAATTCTGACGTTTATGCCGACACAGTTCCGGACGACTGCCTTGTTGAATCCTCTTATTGGGTTATGGGGGGAGCTTGGATCTGTCTTCATATATGGCAACATTATGTCTTTACCAAGGATTTAGTGTTTCTAAAAGAACATTTTGATGCGATTGAGCAGGCGGTTCTTTTCTTTAAGGATTACTTAGTGGAAAGAGAAGATCATAAATTGGTTACAGTGCCTTCTGTATCGCAGGAGAACACCTATATTGCAAAAGATGGCATAGAGGGTAGTCTGTGTGCAGGTCCTGTGATGGATAGCCAGATCTTACATGAGCTATTTCATGCTTATGTAGAGGCAAACGAACTACTAGATGCTGATGTCAAGCTTCGGGAGCAGGTACGTGAGATGGAAACAAAGCTCCCTGTTGAACAGATCGGTGCTCATGGTCAAATTATGCAATGGTCAGAGGATTATGAAGAACTTGAGCCTGGAAAACGATATATCGCACAGCTATTTGGCGTATATCCAAGTGCCAGGATCAATGTTAGAGAGAAGAAGGAATTGGCAAATGCAGCAATCGTTACATTAGATCGAAGATTGCAGTATGGCGGAAGTCACACAGGGTGGAGCCATGCTTGGATCGCTGCAATGTACGCACGGCTGCAAAAAGGTGAATTAGCATTACGGCAATTATATCTTAATTTGCAAAAGCATACATCTGAAAATCTCATGAATTATCGTCAGACAAATCGTGGAACCATATTTCAAATTGATGGTAATTTAGGAAGTGTAGCAGCATTTTCAGAGATTTTTATACAAAGCTATCATAGTAGGGTATTCATATTGCCAGCGTTGTCAGAAACCATTCAGAATGGACATATGAAGGGGATATGTCTGGAAGGAAATGCAGAAGCTGAAATTAGTTTTGAAGAGGGTAACTTAAGTTTTGTAACAATTACGGCATATTCCGATTATAATGCTGTACTTTGCTATAGAAATATGGAACAAAAGGTTGAATTGAAGAAAGACGAATCTATTACTATTAAATTTGACAAATAA
- a CDS encoding transaldolase has translation MRFFIDTAKVEDIKRANDMGVICGVTTNPSLIAKEGRDFNEVIKEITTIVDGPISGEVKATTVDAEGMINEGRAIAAIHPNMVVKIPMTEEGLKATKVLTSEGIKVNVTLIFSANQALLAARAGATYVSPFLGRLDDISQPGIDLIRTIAEIFEIHGIEAQIIAASVRNPIHVTDCALAGADIATVPFKVIDQMIHHPLTDQGIEKFQADYRAVFGE, from the coding sequence ATGAGATTTTTTATTGATACAGCAAAAGTAGAAGATATTAAAAGAGCAAATGATATGGGAGTGATCTGTGGTGTTACTACAAATCCTTCCTTAATTGCCAAAGAGGGAAGAGACTTCAATGAAGTTATTAAAGAAATTACAACGATCGTTGATGGACCAATCAGTGGTGAAGTAAAAGCAACTACAGTTGATGCAGAAGGTATGATCAATGAAGGACGTGCAATCGCAGCAATCCATCCTAATATGGTTGTAAAGATCCCAATGACTGAAGAAGGTTTAAAAGCAACGAAAGTATTAACAAGTGAAGGAATCAAAGTTAATGTTACATTGATCTTCTCTGCAAACCAAGCTTTACTAGCAGCTAGAGCAGGTGCTACTTATGTATCGCCTTTCCTTGGAAGATTAGATGATATTTCTCAACCAGGAATCGATTTAATTCGTACGATTGCAGAAATTTTTGAGATTCATGGAATTGAAGCACAGATCATCGCAGCCAGTGTAAGAAATCCAATTCATGTTACGGATTGTGCATTAGCAGGTGCTGATATAGCAACTGTTCCATTTAAAGTAATCGATCAGATGATCCATCATCCATTAACAGATCAAGGAATTGAGAAATTCCAGGCTGATTATAGAGCTGTTTTTGGTGAATAA
- a CDS encoding xylulose kinase translates to MYYIGVDLGTSAVKLLLMDGAGKIENIVSKEYPISFPKPGWSEQNPEDWWTQVVAGIKELVKGFDASQVNGISFGGQMHGLVILDESDAVIRPAILWNDGRTAKECDYLNNVIGKEQLSKYTANIAFTGFTAPKILWMKANEPELFAKIKKIMLPKDYIAYRLSGVHSTDVSDASGMLLMDVKNKCWSKEMLSICGITEDMMPHIYESYEVTGNLKPEVAKELGLREDVKIVAGAGDNAAAAVGTGTVGDGMCNISLGTSGTVFIASKEFRVDEHNALHAFAHADGQYHLMGCMLSAASCNKWWMDEIIRTKEYANEQKGITKLGENHVFFLPYLMGERSPHNDPDARGTFIGMTMDTTREDMTQAVLEGVAFALRDSFEVAKSLGIKIERTKICGGGAKSPLWKKIIANVLNVKVDVIESEEGPALGGAILAAVACGEYKDVKEAANKLVKVIDTVEPEQQFVTAYEDRYQKFAKIYPTVKSLFGQIK, encoded by the coding sequence ATGTATTATATCGGTGTAGATTTAGGAACCTCCGCTGTTAAGTTACTCTTAATGGATGGAGCAGGTAAAATTGAAAATATCGTATCAAAAGAATATCCAATTTCCTTCCCAAAGCCAGGCTGGTCAGAACAGAATCCAGAAGACTGGTGGACACAGGTAGTTGCCGGAATTAAAGAATTAGTAAAAGGATTTGATGCTTCCCAAGTAAATGGAATCAGCTTCGGAGGTCAGATGCATGGACTTGTCATTTTAGACGAGTCCGATGCAGTGATCCGTCCAGCTATTTTATGGAATGATGGAAGAACAGCAAAAGAATGTGACTACTTAAATAATGTTATTGGGAAAGAACAGTTATCGAAATATACAGCAAATATTGCATTTACTGGTTTTACAGCACCAAAGATCCTCTGGATGAAGGCTAATGAACCAGAATTATTTGCAAAGATCAAAAAGATCATGTTGCCAAAGGATTACATCGCTTACCGTTTATCAGGTGTTCATTCAACCGATGTATCGGATGCATCAGGAATGCTTCTTATGGATGTTAAGAACAAATGCTGGTCCAAGGAAATGTTATCGATCTGCGGTATCACAGAAGATATGATGCCTCATATTTATGAGAGCTATGAAGTAACCGGTAATCTGAAACCAGAGGTAGCAAAAGAACTTGGTCTTAGAGAAGATGTAAAGATCGTTGCCGGCGCAGGAGATAATGCGGCAGCAGCAGTCGGAACCGGAACAGTCGGAGATGGAATGTGTAACATTTCACTTGGTACAAGCGGAACTGTATTCATTGCAAGTAAAGAGTTTCGTGTCGATGAGCACAATGCTCTTCATGCCTTTGCTCATGCTGATGGACAATATCATTTGATGGGATGTATGTTAAGTGCAGCATCTTGTAATAAATGGTGGATGGATGAAATTATTCGCACAAAGGAATATGCGAATGAACAAAAAGGAATTACTAAACTAGGAGAGAATCATGTATTCTTCCTGCCATATTTAATGGGAGAGCGTTCTCCTCATAATGATCCAGATGCCAGAGGAACTTTCATTGGAATGACAATGGATACAACAAGAGAAGATATGACACAGGCAGTATTAGAAGGTGTTGCCTTTGCATTGAGAGATTCTTTTGAAGTTGCCAAATCACTTGGTATCAAAATTGAGAGAACGAAAATCTGTGGAGGCGGAGCAAAGAGTCCTCTATGGAAGAAGATCATAGCAAATGTCTTAAATGTCAAAGTAGATGTGATCGAAAGCGAAGAAGGTCCAGCCCTTGGTGGAGCTATCCTAGCAGCGGTTGCTTGCGGAGAATATAAAGATGTTAAAGAGGCAGCTAATAAATTAGTTAAGGTGATCGATACCGTAGAACCAGAACAACAATTCGTAACTGCTTATGAAGATCGTTATCAGAAATTTGCAAAGATTTATCCAACGGTAAAAAGTTTATTTGGCCAAATAAAATAA
- a CDS encoding predicted xylose isomerase, giving the protein MRKSNNIPELKLAIVAVSRDCFPMSLSESRRKAVVAEYTKKHGEIYECPVCIENELDMRKALKDINDAGCNALVVYLGNFGPESAETLLAKEFNGPVMFVAAAEEHGDNLLDGRGDAYCGMLNASYNLKLRNIKAYIPEYPVGTPDECADMIAEFVPIARTIVGLSNLKIISFGPRPQDFLACNAPIHQLYQLGVEIEENSELDLFEAFNNHAGDKRIPDVVKDMESELGKGNLKPEILPKLAQYEITLLDWVEEHKGSREYVAISGKCWPAFQTQFGFVPCYVNSRLTDRGIPVSCEVDIYGALSEFIGTVISEDTVTLLDINNSVPKDMYEAEIKGKHNYTLKDTFMGFHCGNTASSKLSFCSMKYQKIMARNLGEKVTQGTLEGDIVPGDITFFRLQSTSDAKLKAYIAQGEVLPVATRSFGAIGIFAIPEMGRFYRYELVENNFPHHGAVAFKNIGKTLFDVFKYYDVESIGFNRPQGMLYEAENPFK; this is encoded by the coding sequence ATGAGAAAGTCAAATAACATCCCAGAATTAAAATTAGCTATCGTAGCAGTAAGCAGAGACTGCTTCCCAATGTCATTATCAGAATCAAGAAGAAAAGCAGTCGTTGCTGAGTACACAAAGAAACATGGCGAGATTTATGAGTGTCCAGTATGTATCGAAAATGAACTTGATATGCGTAAAGCATTAAAAGATATCAACGATGCAGGATGCAATGCCTTAGTTGTTTACTTAGGAAACTTTGGACCAGAATCAGCAGAAACTTTACTTGCCAAAGAATTTAACGGACCAGTTATGTTTGTAGCAGCTGCGGAAGAACATGGAGATAACTTATTAGATGGCCGTGGCGATGCATACTGCGGAATGCTAAATGCAAGCTATAACTTAAAGCTTCGTAATATTAAAGCGTACATACCAGAATATCCTGTAGGAACTCCAGACGAATGTGCAGATATGATCGCAGAATTCGTTCCAATCGCACGTACTATCGTTGGATTGTCTAACTTAAAGATTATTTCTTTCGGACCTCGTCCACAAGATTTCTTGGCATGTAATGCACCAATCCATCAATTATACCAATTAGGCGTTGAAATTGAAGAAAACTCAGAACTTGATCTATTCGAAGCATTTAATAACCATGCAGGAGATAAGAGAATCCCTGATGTTGTAAAAGATATGGAAAGTGAACTTGGTAAAGGAAACTTAAAACCAGAAATCCTTCCTAAATTAGCTCAATATGAGATCACTTTATTAGATTGGGTAGAAGAGCATAAAGGTTCTAGAGAATATGTTGCAATCTCAGGAAAATGCTGGCCAGCATTCCAGACTCAATTTGGATTTGTTCCATGTTATGTTAACAGCCGTTTAACAGACAGAGGAATCCCTGTATCTTGTGAAGTAGATATTTATGGTGCATTAAGTGAATTCATCGGTACTGTAATTTCTGAAGATACCGTAACATTATTAGATATCAACAACTCCGTACCAAAAGATATGTATGAAGCTGAAATCAAAGGAAAACATAACTATACATTAAAAGATACTTTCATGGGATTCCATTGTGGAAATACAGCATCAAGCAAATTATCATTCTGTTCTATGAAATATCAGAAGATCATGGCTAGAAACCTTGGTGAAAAAGTTACTCAGGGAACACTGGAAGGAGATATCGTACCTGGAGATATCACTTTCTTCCGTTTACAATCTACTTCAGATGCCAAGTTAAAAGCTTACATTGCACAAGGTGAAGTTCTTCCAGTAGCCACTCGTTCCTTCGGTGCAATCGGTATCTTTGCAATTCCTGAAATGGGCAGATTCTATCGTTATGAATTAGTAGAAAATAACTTCCCTCATCATGGTGCAGTTGCATTTAAGAATATTGGAAAGACATTATTTGATGTATTTAAATACTATGATGTAGAAAGTATTGGATTTAATCGTCCACAAGGAATGTTATATGAGGCAGAGAATCCATTTAAATAA
- a CDS encoding substrate-specific component BioY of biotin ECF transporter, with protein MKQQKRLSIKSISEIAIFTAVISILSQISIQLPTGVPATLQTLAIALAGFVLGSKYAAASTALYILIGTLGVPVFAGFSGGPSSLFGPTGGFLWGFIIMAYFCGIGIHSTNKIVANAIAVIGLLICHLLGAIQFSFVANTSFIASITAVSLPFILKDIASVIISYVLALQIRKALFSANLMEKDA; from the coding sequence ATGAAACAACAAAAGAGACTTTCTATTAAGAGTATTTCAGAAATTGCAATCTTTACAGCGGTTATCTCTATCTTATCGCAGATCAGTATTCAACTTCCAACAGGTGTCCCTGCTACTTTACAGACATTAGCAATTGCACTGGCCGGCTTCGTATTAGGATCAAAATATGCTGCGGCATCTACTGCCTTATATATTCTGATCGGAACCCTTGGTGTTCCTGTATTTGCTGGATTTTCAGGTGGCCCTAGCAGTCTGTTCGGACCAACTGGCGGATTCCTATGGGGATTTATCATCATGGCATACTTCTGTGGTATAGGAATTCATTCTACTAATAAGATCGTAGCCAATGCTATTGCTGTCATCGGCTTACTCATCTGCCATTTACTTGGTGCTATTCAATTTTCTTTCGTGGCTAACACCTCTTTTATTGCGTCCATTACAGCAGTATCTCTACCATTTATCTTAAAAGATATCGCATCCGTTATTATCTCCTATGTTCTTGCTCTCCAAATTCGTAAAGCATTATTTTCTGCCAATTTAATGGAGAAGGATGCGTAG
- a CDS encoding iron-sulfur binding protein, translating to MRRLRAHHLICMCQFQGMGYNETFASNMDAIIKELKADPMQTVIVQNHMDDICKCCPNRVSDTVCSNSKDACLSRDQSVLDALGLKNDQTYIYQEILKRIEADTPTAYYACCSGCNWNKQGVCSLDYLATQLESILD from the coding sequence ATGCGTAGACTAAGAGCTCATCATCTGATCTGCATGTGCCAGTTCCAAGGGATGGGCTATAATGAAACATTTGCTTCCAATATGGATGCTATTATTAAAGAATTAAAAGCTGATCCTATGCAGACTGTCATCGTACAAAATCATATGGATGATATCTGTAAATGTTGCCCTAATCGTGTATCAGATACTGTCTGCTCCAATAGTAAAGATGCTTGTCTCTCAAGAGACCAAAGTGTTCTTGATGCCCTTGGGCTAAAGAATGACCAGACTTATATCTATCAAGAGATTCTTAAGCGAATTGAAGCAGATACTCCTACTGCTTATTATGCTTGTTGTAGTGGCTGCAACTGGAACAAACAAGGCGTTTGCTCTCTCGATTACCTCGCGACACAGTTAGAATCTATCCTAGACTAA